A genome region from Pseudanabaena sp. Chao 1811 includes the following:
- the infB gene encoding translation initiation factor IF-2, producing MSISNRVRLYELSRELDLDTKDVIAVCEQLNIVVKSHSSTITESEAELVRTKAPQPHPKTADPKAAEKKAAATAKHKESEARIAKQQILVVSKPTIRLNSPPVSANVGATPPLNPPAIAEPSPATPAKTAVNPPLPMPPASSLIKPPSRPLVSDSELAISETTPASKIELTSETALTTPESPQVTKETQSPLPLESKPELITPPVPPKSSDKSDKTDKADKTVVTNSVKAPVDETMRVTVPKEQPHKDHAPKDHAARKETPRVERPQADKAERPLTPKQSLMSVSPPPQVKLTKPVAPERPKPPVAIAPKAIVAPKPPAAKPSEDTRVVAKGNQGRSEHIKTDKGGNDAGDAPKQEAVKTNRPERPKLNRPVEPPAPAGGRPQSRVPKLVKDSVLIERGITAPTEPPHNLRPPMPTLMRAPEKPVIADKSGKKADTVGGFAPVLPELLEKPTLPNKANKRKGKSKEEEEKDLLELKEKNRLNKPKRYLRDFDDDDDDGSDLDSANDLAQISLSLARPTARPKAATVPAKPTMAADIKPTQKSKKSAPSRDRRHQQVEVIPEKPTSVEIEEGMTVAVLAKRLVLSETEVIRTLFMKGIMANINQTLDVGTAKMVATELGYEVHDPEVVELALKTEMIDIGDLDKLERRPPVVTIMGHVDHGKTTLLDAIRKSKVAQGEAGGITQHIGAYHVDVEHNGEKQQIVFLDTPGHEAFTAMRARGTKVTDIAVLVVAADDGVQPQTIEAISHARAAKVPIVVAINKVDKIEAQPDRIRQELTEYSLVAEEWGGDTIMVPVSAIRRENLDTLLEMILLVAEVEDLQANPNRTAKGTVIEAHLDKAKGPVATLLVQNGTLRVGDIFVAGAAFGKVRAMVDDRGARVGKASPSFAVEVLGLGDVPAAGDEFEVYLDEKQARAIADQRTMDQRQTRLIQAMASRRVTLGTLSEKVKEGDLKELNIILKADVQGSLEAILGALAQLPQREVQLRILLSAPGEITENDISLAAASSAVVLGFNTTMAPGARQAADDLGVDFRDYNVIYKLLEDIQDAMEGLLDPEMVEEYLGQAEVRAIFTIGKGAVAGCYVQNGKLLRNCNVRVKRGNEVVHSAVLESLRRVKDDAKEVASGFECGVSLAKFSAWKEGDIIEAYRMVTKRRTLATS from the coding sequence ATGAGTATAAGCAATCGAGTTCGACTGTATGAACTCTCACGAGAGCTAGACCTTGACACTAAAGATGTTATCGCCGTATGCGAGCAGTTAAATATAGTTGTCAAAAGTCATAGCAGTACGATTACCGAATCAGAGGCGGAGTTGGTACGCACCAAAGCCCCTCAACCCCATCCCAAAACTGCCGATCCCAAAGCTGCGGAAAAGAAAGCTGCTGCTACGGCAAAACACAAAGAATCCGAAGCGCGGATTGCCAAGCAACAAATTCTTGTCGTCAGCAAACCCACAATTCGGCTCAACTCTCCGCCTGTCTCTGCTAATGTAGGAGCTACACCTCCTCTTAACCCACCTGCGATCGCTGAGCCTAGCCCAGCAACTCCTGCTAAAACTGCTGTTAACCCTCCGTTGCCCATGCCCCCTGCTTCATCATTAATTAAGCCTCCTAGCCGTCCTCTTGTCTCAGACAGTGAACTAGCCATTTCCGAAACCACACCTGCATCCAAAATCGAATTGACATCAGAAACAGCATTGACCACACCAGAAAGTCCCCAAGTCACCAAAGAGACTCAGTCGCCATTGCCACTAGAGTCAAAACCAGAATTAATCACGCCACCAGTTCCGCCGAAATCTTCTGACAAGTCTGACAAAACTGACAAAGCCGACAAAACTGTTGTGACCAATTCTGTAAAAGCCCCTGTTGATGAAACGATGCGCGTCACTGTACCTAAAGAGCAACCCCATAAAGATCATGCTCCCAAGGATCATGCAGCACGCAAGGAAACTCCAAGGGTAGAGCGTCCACAAGCAGACAAGGCAGAGCGCCCCCTCACCCCTAAACAATCTTTGATGAGTGTTTCACCACCACCACAGGTTAAATTAACCAAGCCCGTTGCGCCAGAACGTCCCAAGCCCCCTGTAGCGATCGCCCCCAAAGCGATCGTTGCACCGAAGCCCCCCGCAGCTAAGCCTTCAGAAGATACAAGAGTGGTTGCTAAAGGTAATCAGGGCAGATCCGAGCATATCAAGACTGACAAGGGTGGGAATGATGCAGGAGATGCACCTAAGCAAGAAGCAGTCAAAACAAATAGACCTGAAAGACCCAAACTCAATCGCCCCGTTGAGCCACCTGCCCCTGCTGGCGGTAGACCCCAAAGCCGTGTACCCAAATTAGTCAAAGACTCAGTACTAATCGAACGAGGGATCACTGCTCCAACAGAGCCACCGCACAATTTGCGCCCACCCATGCCCACCTTGATGCGTGCGCCCGAAAAGCCCGTCATTGCCGACAAGAGTGGCAAAAAGGCTGATACGGTGGGAGGATTTGCGCCTGTATTGCCTGAGTTGCTAGAGAAGCCAACTCTGCCTAACAAGGCAAACAAACGCAAAGGTAAATCTAAAGAAGAAGAAGAAAAGGATTTACTAGAGCTAAAAGAAAAAAATCGTTTGAATAAGCCCAAGCGCTATTTACGCGATTTTGATGATGATGATGATGATGGCTCTGATCTAGATAGTGCTAATGATTTAGCCCAGATCAGTCTATCTTTGGCTCGTCCTACTGCCCGTCCTAAAGCAGCGACAGTACCAGCCAAGCCAACCATGGCAGCAGATATCAAGCCTACGCAAAAGTCTAAAAAATCTGCACCAAGTCGCGATCGCCGTCATCAACAAGTCGAAGTCATTCCCGAAAAACCCACATCAGTGGAAATCGAAGAGGGCATGACCGTAGCAGTACTTGCCAAGCGCTTAGTACTTTCTGAAACTGAGGTCATTCGTACCCTGTTCATGAAGGGGATCATGGCGAATATCAACCAGACCCTTGATGTTGGGACTGCGAAGATGGTCGCGACAGAATTGGGCTATGAAGTCCATGATCCTGAAGTCGTTGAGCTAGCGCTGAAGACGGAAATGATCGACATTGGCGACCTTGATAAACTAGAGCGTCGTCCTCCCGTAGTCACGATCATGGGACATGTTGACCACGGTAAAACTACATTGCTCGATGCCATCCGCAAGAGTAAGGTGGCTCAAGGGGAAGCAGGCGGTATTACACAGCATATCGGTGCATACCACGTTGATGTTGAGCATAATGGCGAGAAACAACAAATTGTCTTCCTTGACACCCCTGGTCACGAAGCCTTTACCGCCATGCGTGCGCGAGGTACGAAGGTTACAGACATCGCCGTGCTTGTGGTTGCAGCCGATGATGGTGTTCAACCTCAAACCATCGAAGCGATTAGCCATGCCCGTGCTGCAAAAGTACCGATCGTCGTTGCTATTAACAAGGTTGACAAGATCGAAGCTCAGCCCGATCGCATTCGTCAAGAACTCACCGAGTACTCCCTCGTTGCCGAGGAATGGGGTGGCGATACGATTATGGTTCCCGTCAGCGCTATCCGTCGCGAGAACCTCGATACCTTGCTGGAAATGATCTTGCTAGTTGCTGAAGTCGAAGATCTCCAAGCTAACCCCAACCGTACGGCGAAGGGAACAGTTATCGAAGCTCACCTCGACAAGGCAAAAGGACCCGTGGCAACATTGCTTGTTCAAAACGGTACATTGCGCGTTGGTGATATCTTCGTTGCGGGTGCTGCCTTTGGTAAGGTACGGGCAATGGTTGATGATCGCGGCGCAAGAGTTGGTAAAGCTTCACCATCCTTTGCGGTGGAAGTCCTCGGTTTGGGTGATGTACCTGCGGCGGGTGATGAGTTTGAAGTCTATCTCGACGAAAAACAAGCCCGTGCGATCGCCGATCAACGCACGATGGATCAGCGCCAAACTCGCTTGATTCAAGCAATGGCTTCCCGTCGTGTCACCCTTGGTACTTTGTCCGAAAAGGTCAAAGAAGGCGATCTCAAGGAACTCAATATTATTCTCAAGGCAGACGTACAGGGTTCGCTCGAAGCAATTCTTGGCGCACTTGCCCAATTGCCTCAGCGTGAAGTCCAACTCCGTATTCTCCTCTCTGCCCCTGGGGAAATCACTGAAAACGATATCAGTTTGGCGGCAGCTAGCTCGGCGGTAGTATTAGGCTTTAATACCACGATGGCTCCGGGTGCAAGACAAGCGGCTGACGATCTCGGTGTTGACTTCCGTGATTACAACGTCATTTACAAGCTCTTGGAAGACATCCAAGATGCAATGGAAGGCTTACTTGATCCTGAAATGGTTGAGGAATACCTTGGTCAAGCTGAAGTCCGCGCCATCTTTACAATCGGTAAGGGAGCTGTGGCTGGTTGTTATGTCCAGAATGGTAAGCTGCTCCGTAACTGTAATGTCCGCGTTAAGCGTGGCAATGAGGTCGTACATTCAGCCGTATTGGAATCACTCCGACGGGTTAAGGATGATGCGAAGGAAGTCGCCTCTGGATTTGAGTGCGGTGTCTCACTCGCTAAGTTCTCAGCATGGAAGGAGGGCGATATCATCGAGGCATATCGGATGGTCACGAAGCGTCGCACACTAGCTACTTCGTAA
- the lepA gene encoding translation elongation factor 4, producing the protein MTNVPVSRIRNFSIIAHIDHGKSTLADRLLQFTGTVADRDMKAQFLDNMDLERERGITIKLQAARMRYEALNGEEYTINLIDTPGHVDFSYEVSRSLAACEGALLVVDASQGVEAQTLANVYLALENNLEIVPVLNKIDLPGADPERIANEIEELIGLDCVDAIHASAKQGIGIREILEAIVSKVPAPKDTVDQPLRALIFDSYYDAYRGVIVYFRVMDGTVKKGDRIKFMASGQEYVIDELGVLAPSQIQVDELHAGEVGYLAAAIKTVAHARVGDTITSAIDSAPEPFPGYEEAKPMVFCGMFPTDADQFEELREALTKLKLNDAALNYEPETSNAMGFGFRCGFLGMLHMEIVQERLEREYNLDLIVTAPSVVYRVTTNNDEILMVDNPSELPPPNSRKSIEEPYVKLEIMTPQIYIGTLMDLCVARRGVFVDTKYITTERATLIYELPLAEMVTDFFDQMKSRTKGYASMEYQVIGYRPNDLVLVDILVNEEPVDALACIVHRDKAYNVGRALVSKLRELIPKQQFQIPIQAAIGSKILARENISALRKNVLSKCYGGDISRKKKLLEKQKKGKKRMKSIGTVEVPQAAFMAILQLNGD; encoded by the coding sequence ATGACCAACGTACCTGTCTCTCGCATTCGTAATTTTTCAATCATTGCTCATATCGATCATGGTAAGTCTACGCTTGCCGATCGCTTGTTGCAATTTACAGGCACTGTCGCAGATCGAGACATGAAAGCGCAGTTTCTCGACAACATGGACTTGGAGCGTGAGCGGGGGATCACCATTAAATTGCAGGCTGCAAGGATGCGTTATGAGGCTCTTAATGGTGAGGAATATACAATTAATTTGATTGATACCCCTGGACATGTGGACTTTTCCTATGAGGTATCGCGGAGTTTAGCGGCTTGTGAGGGGGCTTTACTGGTAGTGGATGCGTCACAGGGGGTGGAAGCGCAAACTTTGGCGAATGTGTACTTGGCTCTAGAAAATAATCTGGAAATTGTACCTGTTCTTAACAAAATTGATCTGCCGGGGGCAGATCCTGAGCGCATTGCCAATGAAATTGAGGAGTTAATTGGTCTAGATTGCGTGGATGCGATCCATGCTTCGGCGAAACAGGGGATCGGTATTCGTGAGATTTTAGAAGCGATCGTCTCTAAAGTGCCAGCACCAAAAGATACGGTCGATCAACCCTTACGGGCCTTGATTTTTGATAGTTATTACGATGCCTATCGGGGTGTAATTGTTTATTTTCGGGTCATGGATGGCACGGTCAAAAAGGGCGATCGCATTAAATTCATGGCATCAGGTCAGGAATATGTAATCGATGAGTTGGGCGTATTAGCACCGAGCCAGATCCAAGTGGATGAACTGCACGCTGGTGAAGTAGGATATTTGGCAGCGGCGATTAAAACCGTTGCCCATGCGCGGGTTGGTGACACGATTACTTCGGCGATCGATTCTGCTCCTGAGCCTTTCCCCGGCTATGAAGAAGCAAAGCCAATGGTATTTTGCGGCATGTTTCCCACCGATGCTGATCAGTTTGAGGAATTACGGGAAGCCCTCACCAAACTGAAACTCAATGATGCGGCTTTGAATTATGAGCCAGAAACATCTAATGCAATGGGCTTTGGCTTCCGTTGCGGATTTTTGGGGATGCTGCATATGGAAATTGTGCAGGAGCGACTGGAACGGGAATATAACCTTGATCTGATCGTGACTGCGCCATCGGTGGTTTATCGAGTGACGACCAACAACGATGAAATCTTGATGGTGGACAATCCTAGCGAATTACCACCACCTAATTCTCGGAAGTCGATCGAGGAGCCTTATGTCAAGTTAGAGATCATGACTCCGCAAATCTACATTGGTACCTTGATGGATCTTTGTGTAGCCAGACGCGGTGTATTTGTCGATACTAAGTACATCACCACGGAACGAGCCACTTTGATTTATGAGCTACCCTTAGCTGAGATGGTTACGGATTTCTTCGATCAAATGAAGTCGCGCACTAAGGGCTATGCCAGCATGGAATATCAAGTGATTGGCTATCGTCCTAACGATCTGGTGCTAGTTGATATCTTGGTAAATGAAGAACCTGTCGATGCCTTGGCATGTATCGTCCATCGCGACAAAGCCTATAACGTCGGTCGGGCGCTGGTTTCTAAACTGAGAGAGCTGATTCCTAAGCAACAGTTCCAGATTCCGATTCAGGCGGCGATCGGTTCTAAGATTCTTGCCCGTGAAAATATTTCGGCATTGCGTAAAAACGTGTTGAGTAAGTGCTATGGCGGTGATATTTCACGAAAGAAGAAATTGCTAGAGAAGCAAAAGAAAGGTAAAAAGCGGATGAAGTCAATTGGTACTGTGGAAGTTCCCCAAGCCGCATTCATGGCAATTTTACAGTTGAACGGAGATTAA
- the pheA gene encoding prephenate dehydratase, whose product MTTIAYLGPAGTYTEMAALRYLQLNYPDLEHDPSRMCPYPTISQAIKAAEHGEVDIAVVPIENSIQGGVTMTLDSLWQSESLQIQQAIVLPIAHALITRAENLTDVKTVYSHPQGLAQCQQWLDQYLPTVQQIATDSTTEGLHTVAEDITAAAIASERAAEIYNLPILEFPINDQPDNFTRFLVLGRTATTTQGTHSSLAFSLKRNMPGALVKPLLVFADRQINLSRIESRPTKRSLGEYIFFIDVEAAVDTPNFHEALDELRNVTENLKILGSYAIAS is encoded by the coding sequence ATGACAACGATCGCTTATCTTGGTCCCGCAGGCACATATACAGAGATGGCAGCCCTGCGGTATTTGCAACTGAACTATCCTGACCTAGAACATGATCCTTCCAGAATGTGTCCCTATCCCACCATTTCCCAAGCAATTAAGGCGGCTGAGCATGGTGAAGTGGATATTGCAGTTGTACCAATCGAGAACTCGATCCAAGGCGGCGTAACCATGACCCTTGATAGTCTCTGGCAGTCAGAATCTTTACAAATCCAGCAGGCGATCGTGCTACCGATCGCCCATGCCTTGATTACCCGTGCAGAAAATCTCACAGATGTTAAAACCGTCTATTCCCATCCCCAAGGCTTAGCACAGTGCCAACAATGGCTTGATCAATATTTACCAACAGTGCAGCAGATCGCCACAGATTCCACTACCGAAGGTTTACATACTGTTGCTGAAGATATCACTGCCGCCGCAATCGCTTCAGAACGCGCCGCCGAAATTTACAACTTACCAATTCTAGAATTCCCGATTAACGATCAGCCTGATAATTTCACGCGCTTTCTGGTGCTGGGGCGTACTGCCACCACGACCCAAGGGACACATTCTTCTTTAGCATTTAGCCTCAAGCGCAATATGCCCGGAGCATTGGTTAAACCCTTACTAGTATTCGCCGATCGCCAAATTAACTTAAGCCGCATCGAGTCACGTCCCACTAAGCGATCGCTGGGCGAATATATATTCTTTATCGATGTCGAAGCGGCGGTAGATACACCTAATTTCCATGAAGCCTTAGATGAGCTGCGAAATGTGACTGAAAATCTCAAAATTCTCGGTAGCTATGCGATCGCTTCATAA